The DNA sequence TTCTAGTTCCAGAAAGGTAAGCTTGAGCAGCTGCTAATTCGCTAGCAGACAAGGAACTCTTTGGAATGTAGTGGTAATGTCCACCGTGAGGAACGGTATAAGCATCACCAGTATCCTCTATAATATCAGATGGGTTAAAGATGTAGCCATCATCGGTAGTATAGCGACCTTGTGATTGAGCAAGCGCCACTGCACTGTTAGAAGTTGGTGCATCATGAGTATGACCTTGTTTTTGGCGCTCAATTTCGTCCTTCGTACGAATATTATCAGCATGAGCTGCATCTTTAAGGTAGACATAATACTTGCCATCCACCTTGATAATATAGCCACCTTTAATTTCGTTGACAATATCAGCGTCTTTCAGTTGATAATTGGCATCTTTCATCAAAAGCTCTTCGCTGAAAATCGCGTCAAAAGGAACTTTACCATTGTAATAATGGAAATGATCACCGTGTGATGTCACATAACCTTGATCGGTAATTTTCACGACAATTTGTTCTGCCTGAATATCTTCTTTTTTGCTAACTTGATCTGGTGTCTGATTCTCTGTTTTTTGAGTGTCTTGCTTCCCATCGACATAAGACACACGGTTATTATCTTTGTTTCCTTCTAGCTGGTGTTGGTTCAATGCATAGATGCAAAGGCTTAGGGAAAGGACAAGAGCCGATCCTGCTGCAAGGTATTTCTTCTTCATTTTCATCATCTCCTCATTTTAATTCTTCTGCAAGAACATTCATGTTTTCTTCTAGATTTTCTAAGTAAGTTTTGTCATTTTCAGGATCTGCTTCTAAAGGATTGAGTGTCTTTAGGCTAACTCCTGTTGATTTGACCAAGGTCTCAGCGACTTTAGAAGAAGCATTGCTCTCAGTAAAGATGGTTTTAACCTTATAGGTCTTAACGAATTCTTGAATTTCTGTTAGTTGTCTCGGACTTGGCTCTTGTTCAGGGGAAATCCCTGCTATACCAAGTTGTTTCAGACCAAAGCGTTTAGCGAGATAAGAAAAGGCTGTATGTTGTGTTACAAATGTTTTCTGACTCGCTTTTTCAAAAATAGGCTGGTACTTCTTAGTCAATTCTTGGGCTTTAGCGATAAAGTTTTTAGCATTCTTTTGATACGTTTCCTTATTGACACTATCAAGCTCCGAAAGTTTGTCCGCAATAATCTGCGCCTCTTCGCCTGCTTTTTCAGGATCTAACCAAGTGTGAGGGTCATAGAGTGTTTTTTCATCGATGCCGTCACCAGCTTCAACATCTTCCAAACCTGGTACACGCTCCAACGTCATTCCTTCAGAAGCTTCTAAAACCTTAACTTTTGAGTTTTTCAAGTTAGGATCCAAACTTCCCGCCCAAGATTCGAGCGTATGAGAATGGTAGACAAAGACATCCGCGTCATAGATGGCAGCAATGTCATTTGCTGACGGTTCATATGAGTGAATCCCGTTACTTGACTGAATCATCCGAACATCATTCAAGTCACCCGATACCTCTTTGACCATGGCATAGATCGGGTAAAAACTTGTTACAATCTTCATCCCTTTTGCTTCTTGTTTTTCTTTTTGACCACATGCTCCTAAGACAAGAGCCAACACACTGGCCATTAATAATAGAAATGTTCTTTTTTTCATCATTACTCCTTAACTAGTATTTAACCATTTAATTAACTAGTAAATAGTTTATCTTTATTTACACTATATGTCAAGATATTTTGCACATTTTCATGAAAAAAATGAGAACTAGAACTCACATTCTGCTCTCATTTTTCGATTTTATCTTTTCTAGCTCTCCTATCCTGTTTTTAGGAGTTAGAAAATGTTGCTAGGACTACTTACTCTCCCTTAATAAAGCCAATAATTTTTCAGCTTCTGCCATAATAGTATTGTTGTCCTGGGCGCCAAATAGTAAATTATTCTTTAATCCTGTGAGAGTTTCTTTGGCATTGGACTTGATAATTGGATTCTGGATTTTTGCAAGTAAATCCTCAGCCTCTCTCAGTTTTTCTTCAACCTTTTCAGTTTCAACCTGAGGTTCTT is a window from the Streptococcus oralis genome containing:
- a CDS encoding metal ABC transporter substrate-binding protein, coding for MKKRTFLLLMASVLALVLGACGQKEKQEAKGMKIVTSFYPIYAMVKEVSGDLNDVRMIQSSNGIHSYEPSANDIAAIYDADVFVYHSHTLESWAGSLDPNLKNSKVKVLEASEGMTLERVPGLEDVEAGDGIDEKTLYDPHTWLDPEKAGEEAQIIADKLSELDSVNKETYQKNAKNFIAKAQELTKKYQPIFEKASQKTFVTQHTAFSYLAKRFGLKQLGIAGISPEQEPSPRQLTEIQEFVKTYKVKTIFTESNASSKVAETLVKSTGVSLKTLNPLEADPENDKTYLENLEENMNVLAEELK